The Haloarcula sp. H-GB4 genome contains a region encoding:
- a CDS encoding universal stress protein, giving the protein MSHDEGSLREFLERSETPDSPPRILYPIFSSHDNFTFETAMNIAEGVEGELLVLDLLTDNSLRSAEVTSVGRKLLQAHLDEDHTVDAHLIVEETDSPLSTAITVAQQRNVQLVVFDEHTPELLGEGLRGDAADQMRKKAACDVVSVTHPLSETSISSVLVPLAGGEHSGLAVVVGGALAAGANAVVELFHVTQDKDETEAAQATELFDTARARLPESVELDTHHLEAPDAAEAIIDESAHYDVTVIGKPTQSRLIEFITGSVTKSVTEASENAVLTVQRGDDDGFSFEGR; this is encoded by the coding sequence ATGAGTCATGATGAGGGTAGTCTCCGAGAGTTTCTAGAGCGGTCCGAGACTCCTGATTCGCCACCCCGTATTCTCTACCCGATATTCAGTTCCCACGACAACTTCACGTTCGAGACAGCGATGAATATCGCTGAGGGTGTCGAGGGCGAACTACTCGTCCTTGATTTACTCACCGACAACAGCCTCCGTAGCGCTGAGGTGACATCAGTTGGCCGAAAATTACTGCAGGCACATCTAGACGAGGACCACACTGTCGACGCTCATTTAATCGTCGAAGAGACAGACAGTCCACTCTCGACTGCGATTACCGTCGCACAGCAACGGAACGTCCAGCTCGTCGTGTTCGACGAACACACGCCCGAGTTGCTGGGCGAAGGGCTTCGCGGTGACGCGGCCGACCAGATGCGAAAAAAAGCAGCATGTGACGTAGTATCAGTCACGCATCCCCTGAGTGAGACAAGTATCTCTTCGGTGCTCGTCCCACTTGCTGGTGGAGAACATTCTGGTCTCGCAGTCGTCGTCGGCGGAGCGCTGGCAGCAGGCGCGAACGCTGTTGTCGAGCTCTTTCATGTAACACAGGACAAAGATGAGACCGAGGCCGCACAGGCCACGGAACTGTTCGACACGGCACGGGCACGGCTCCCCGAGTCGGTCGAACTGGATACGCACCATCTTGAAGCGCCTGACGCAGCGGAGGCAATCATCGATGAGTCTGCCCACTACGACGTAACTGTAATAGGCAAACCAACTCAGAGCCGTCTCATAGAATTTATTACTGGCTCGGTAACCAAATCCGTAACCGAAGCTTCAGAAAACGCGGTTCTTACAGTCCAGCGTGGCGATGACGATGGGTTCAGTTTTGAGGGACGCTAA
- a CDS encoding amino acid permease, which translates to MTDQELARDLGFLEAYTIGLGTMIGAGIFVLPSIAAEQAGPASMISFFAGGLVSLLAAVSLSELATGMPKAGGSYYYVNRALGPFFGSIVGWGMWAGLTFASAFYMIGFGQYLLPGLGQYIGLLAGWGDIGITVAALVMAALLTGVNYYGVKETGALQNVIVLTLVGLIVAFLGLGAASGPTIGTFLPPEGWPAVAATIGTVYVTFIGFEVIATSAEEIKNPSRNLPLAMIAAVVTPTLMYVGVMFVSTGTLSIEALADSQIPVADVATEIMGPIGALAMIVGAVLATVSSANASILSAARVNFAMGRDKILINWLNEVHDRFRTPYRAISATGIITLVLIAIGVGIGTLAEVASFMYLVTYALVHIAVIVLRRADPDAYDPAFQIPSVLYPIVPILGFVASIAILLQMNLIVQAIGGVIVAFGILWYFVYARDRALSQSLVGEAIAPEPTTVADGQGRYRVVVPVANPETERDLLRMAAASAHAHDSETAEVVAVNIIEVPQQTSLEQDLTFEETRVERQQELLDSARDIADDLDVGLRTRAIVGRNAGSAILDVIEEEDADHVLLGWKGKRSRREHVLGSTIDPVIGRASCDATLVKLGPEGGRATGEIMVLAGEGPHAPVAARRAKEFVKAADEEATLTLFNVQEPGEDDEGLSPRERGEALIEEFVERTGLEETQYESRIEVAEDIERGILDAATGYDTICVGATRTGAVSQAVFGSLPETIGEQTDQTVVMARGPEESAMSIRQAIVRRLES; encoded by the coding sequence ATGACTGATCAAGAACTCGCACGCGACCTCGGCTTTCTCGAAGCGTACACGATTGGCCTTGGGACGATGATCGGTGCCGGGATATTCGTCCTCCCGAGTATCGCTGCCGAGCAGGCAGGACCCGCGAGCATGATTTCCTTCTTTGCTGGCGGCTTAGTATCGCTGCTCGCTGCTGTTTCACTGTCGGAATTAGCCACGGGGATGCCCAAAGCCGGTGGAAGCTACTATTACGTTAACCGCGCGCTCGGTCCATTCTTCGGCAGTATCGTCGGCTGGGGGATGTGGGCCGGGCTGACTTTCGCCAGTGCGTTCTACATGATCGGTTTCGGTCAATATCTGCTCCCCGGGCTTGGACAGTACATCGGGTTACTAGCCGGATGGGGTGACATCGGAATAACTGTGGCAGCACTCGTCATGGCAGCACTGCTGACCGGTGTTAATTACTACGGCGTCAAAGAGACCGGGGCACTCCAGAACGTCATCGTCCTCACTCTGGTCGGCCTCATCGTGGCGTTCCTTGGGCTGGGAGCCGCGAGTGGGCCAACTATCGGAACGTTCCTCCCACCAGAGGGCTGGCCGGCCGTTGCAGCGACGATCGGGACCGTCTACGTGACCTTCATCGGCTTCGAAGTGATTGCGACCAGCGCCGAGGAGATCAAGAACCCGAGTCGCAATCTTCCGCTGGCGATGATTGCGGCCGTCGTGACGCCGACGCTGATGTACGTCGGGGTGATGTTCGTCTCGACCGGGACGCTCTCAATCGAGGCGCTTGCAGACTCTCAGATACCCGTCGCCGACGTAGCGACGGAGATCATGGGGCCAATCGGAGCGTTAGCGATGATCGTGGGAGCCGTTCTAGCGACAGTGTCGAGTGCGAACGCGAGTATCCTCTCGGCGGCCCGCGTGAACTTCGCCATGGGTCGGGACAAGATTCTCATCAACTGGCTCAATGAGGTCCACGACCGGTTCCGGACGCCATATCGTGCCATCTCCGCGACCGGTATTATCACGCTTGTGCTCATCGCAATCGGGGTCGGCATCGGGACACTCGCAGAAGTGGCGAGCTTCATGTACCTCGTCACGTACGCGCTCGTCCATATCGCCGTCATCGTCCTCCGTCGTGCCGATCCTGACGCCTACGACCCGGCGTTCCAGATTCCGAGCGTGCTGTACCCAATTGTCCCGATTCTCGGTTTTGTCGCCTCTATCGCCATTCTTCTCCAGATGAACCTCATCGTGCAGGCCATCGGCGGTGTCATCGTCGCCTTTGGGATTCTCTGGTACTTTGTGTACGCCCGCGACCGAGCACTCAGCCAGAGTCTAGTTGGGGAGGCCATCGCGCCAGAACCGACCACAGTAGCTGACGGACAGGGACGGTATCGGGTTGTTGTTCCCGTGGCAAATCCCGAAACGGAACGGGACCTTCTCCGGATGGCAGCGGCGAGCGCACACGCACACGATAGCGAAACGGCCGAGGTTGTCGCGGTGAACATCATCGAAGTCCCACAGCAGACTTCACTGGAACAGGACCTCACATTCGAGGAGACACGAGTCGAACGCCAGCAGGAACTGCTGGACTCTGCACGGGACATCGCTGACGACCTCGATGTCGGGCTACGAACGCGCGCCATCGTTGGTCGCAACGCTGGCTCTGCGATTCTGGACGTTATTGAGGAAGAAGACGCTGACCACGTTCTCTTGGGCTGGAAAGGCAAGCGAAGCCGCCGAGAACACGTTCTCGGCTCCACGATCGACCCTGTCATCGGTCGTGCATCGTGTGATGCGACGCTCGTGAAACTCGGTCCTGAGGGTGGACGCGCGACGGGCGAAATCATGGTCTTAGCCGGTGAGGGGCCACACGCACCAGTGGCTGCTCGTCGGGCCAAAGAGTTTGTCAAGGCGGCCGACGAGGAAGCCACGTTAACGCTGTTCAACGTTCAAGAGCCAGGCGAAGACGACGAAGGCCTTTCCCCACGGGAGCGAGGTGAGGCGCTCATCGAAGAGTTCGTTGAACGGACTGGTCTCGAAGAGACGCAGTACGAGAGCCGTATCGAGGTGGCCGAGGATATCGAAAGGGGGATTCTCGATGCAGCTACAGGATACGATACAATCTGTGTGGGAGCGACCCGCACGGGAGCGGTGTCACAGGCTGTCTTCGGCTCGCTGCCCGAGACGATTGGTGAACAGACGGATCAGACTGTCGTCATGGCCCGTGGGCCTGAAGAATCCGCGATGTCGATCCGCCAAGCCATCGTTCGACGCCTCGAATCGTAG
- a CDS encoding TrkA family potassium uptake protein produces MTLPPMYVIIIGAGRTGSTVINLATQDDHEVVVIERDTELAEEVSATYDCMVINADAASKDILLEAGIEEADALISTTETDSVNLMVTMFGKQYGVETLVSSINDPAHMELFEDLGVNIVESPHRLNGQYLYRAVQHPGIQDFLPIAGQAEIFEMAVSSGAPIDGLDLIEADNNDLLPEETIIVAIVRDSELLIPQGESEIRAGDTVTVFAKNGATSRVTDVFRGS; encoded by the coding sequence ATCACACTACCACCAATGTACGTAATCATCATCGGCGCAGGCCGCACCGGAAGCACCGTTATCAACCTCGCAACGCAGGACGACCATGAGGTGGTCGTCATCGAACGCGATACAGAATTGGCCGAAGAGGTGAGTGCAACCTACGACTGTATGGTTATCAACGCTGACGCAGCATCGAAAGATATCCTGCTCGAAGCTGGCATCGAGGAGGCCGACGCACTTATTTCGACCACGGAGACTGACTCGGTAAACCTCATGGTGACCATGTTTGGGAAGCAGTATGGGGTCGAGACGCTCGTAAGTTCGATCAACGACCCCGCCCACATGGAACTATTCGAGGACCTCGGCGTGAATATCGTCGAAAGTCCGCACCGTCTCAACGGTCAATATCTCTACCGGGCCGTCCAGCACCCGGGGATTCAGGATTTCCTGCCCATTGCTGGTCAAGCTGAAATCTTCGAGATGGCAGTCAGTTCGGGCGCTCCGATTGATGGCCTCGATTTAATCGAAGCTGATAACAACGATCTGTTGCCCGAAGAGACGATAATCGTCGCCATCGTCCGAGATAGCGAATTGCTCATTCCGCAGGGGGAAAGCGAGATTCGTGCTGGTGACACCGTCACCGTTTTCGCTAAAAATGGGGCGACGAGTCGGGTTACGGATGTGTTCAGGGGTTCATAA
- a CDS encoding TrkH family potassium uptake protein codes for MQVSINWRQSVALVGTVLKYLAVTMALPLSVAIIYGSDRLVFLVSIAMTAALGLALERLEDDSDLGLEEALLFVTLAWVGVSVGGTIPYLLAGMGTQSTVGLALGSPSTLFNSFVNALFESTSGFTTTGATVLGEISFERHSHALLMYRQLTQWLGGMGIIVLMVAILPELAVNGAQLISAEAPGPELQKLTPKIAETARILWLVYTGFTVLLICLLYGLHLLGRAPNMNLYNAIAHGFTTLPTGGFSPQAESIAAFSPAVQWLVIPFIIVAGTNFALFYFILHGQYLDVFRNREFQGYIGAIGGVTLLLWGLLFTGAAPPLELGGVTRGIAENSLRQALFQTVTLLNSTGYATSDFAQWSEWAQVLLLGVMFIGGSAGSTGGGIKIIRWLVLLKAARRQLSTTVYPDVVEPVKLGGRIVDEDVVRGVFSFTFLYLFIFGVSTVVIALDASRVGLSLTTIEALSASIATIGNIGPGFGLLGPFGSYLSFPATSKLLMIVLMWLGRLEVIPMLVLFTRSFWEW; via the coding sequence ATGCAGGTAAGCATCAATTGGCGACAGAGCGTCGCGCTCGTCGGGACAGTTCTGAAGTACCTCGCCGTGACGATGGCGCTCCCGTTGTCCGTCGCGATTATCTACGGGAGTGATCGCTTGGTCTTTCTCGTGTCGATCGCCATGACAGCCGCCCTCGGACTTGCACTCGAACGTCTTGAGGATGATTCTGACCTCGGACTTGAGGAAGCGCTGTTGTTTGTCACTCTGGCTTGGGTCGGTGTCTCTGTGGGCGGGACGATACCGTACCTGCTCGCTGGTATGGGCACTCAATCGACGGTCGGGCTCGCACTCGGCTCGCCGAGTACCCTATTCAACTCGTTCGTCAACGCGTTGTTCGAATCCACTTCGGGATTCACTACGACGGGGGCAACCGTTTTGGGCGAAATCTCGTTCGAACGGCATTCTCATGCCCTGTTGATGTACCGCCAGCTGACGCAATGGCTCGGTGGGATGGGGATAATCGTGCTCATGGTGGCCATTCTCCCCGAGCTAGCGGTCAACGGTGCGCAACTCATCAGCGCCGAAGCACCTGGCCCAGAACTACAGAAGCTGACGCCCAAGATTGCCGAAACCGCCCGCATCCTGTGGCTTGTCTACACCGGATTCACTGTCCTGTTGATCTGTCTCCTGTACGGCCTCCACCTGCTGGGGCGGGCGCCCAACATGAACCTGTACAACGCGATCGCTCACGGCTTCACGACGCTTCCAACCGGCGGGTTCTCTCCCCAAGCTGAGAGTATCGCTGCCTTCTCACCAGCAGTCCAATGGCTCGTGATTCCCTTCATCATCGTTGCGGGGACGAACTTTGCGCTCTTTTATTTCATTCTCCACGGGCAGTATCTCGATGTGTTTCGGAATCGAGAGTTTCAGGGATATATTGGGGCCATCGGTGGGGTCACGCTTCTCCTCTGGGGACTCTTGTTCACTGGAGCGGCTCCGCCGCTAGAACTGGGAGGTGTCACCCGAGGTATCGCTGAGAACTCGCTCCGGCAGGCGTTGTTTCAGACAGTCACACTGCTCAACTCGACGGGATACGCGACGAGCGATTTCGCACAGTGGAGCGAATGGGCGCAAGTGCTGTTATTGGGAGTGATGTTCATCGGTGGGTCAGCAGGATCGACTGGTGGCGGCATCAAGATCATCCGATGGCTCGTCCTTCTCAAGGCCGCTCGGCGGCAACTGTCCACAACAGTCTACCCAGACGTCGTCGAACCAGTCAAACTCGGCGGGCGCATTGTCGACGAGGATGTCGTCAGAGGTGTCTTCTCGTTCACGTTTCTCTATCTATTTATTTTCGGGGTGTCAACCGTGGTAATTGCACTCGATGCCAGTCGCGTTGGCCTCAGCCTCACGACGATCGAAGCACTCAGCGCCAGCATCGCGACCATCGGAAACATCGGTCCAGGGTTCGGTCTGCTCGGTCCGTTTGGGAGTTATCTCTCCTTCCCAGCGACCTCGAAACTCCTGATGATAGTTCTGATGTGGCTTGGCCGACTCGAAGTGATCCCTATGCTGGTGCTCTTCACCCGGTCGTTCTGGGAGTGGTAG
- a CDS encoding universal stress protein, producing the protein MPESLFRHALVPVASPEDAESTMRALRPYVESAGGDVTVINVIEKAGGAPDKASVEQREDYASKIFSVARDEMADTDRTLTTEIRYGTDVAETIIETADEIDASAIVFTPRGGNRWVRLLTGDVGLSLVSESDIPVITLPESNND; encoded by the coding sequence ATGCCGGAGTCGCTGTTCAGACACGCGCTGGTACCTGTTGCGTCACCGGAAGACGCAGAATCGACCATGCGAGCGCTGCGACCATATGTAGAGTCGGCGGGAGGAGATGTAACCGTTATTAACGTCATCGAGAAGGCGGGTGGCGCCCCGGACAAAGCGTCAGTCGAGCAGCGAGAGGATTACGCATCCAAAATTTTCAGCGTTGCTCGTGACGAGATGGCCGATACCGACCGCACGCTCACGACCGAAATCCGGTATGGCACTGACGTTGCAGAGACGATTATTGAAACCGCAGATGAAATCGACGCGAGCGCGATTGTTTTCACTCCACGAGGTGGCAACCGGTGGGTTCGCCTGCTGACCGGTGACGTGGGACTGTCACTCGTCTCTGAGAGCGATATACCCGTTATTACACTACCTGAATCTAACAATGACTGA
- a CDS encoding universal stress protein: protein MSDNSEPASVRITVAERSSGSDNEPYLRSGPPIRSPGYRVIVPITETLLDSYTGINVRRFLQTAVALAADNGGRVLLLGIETVTDEAELGHAREYIRTEEESQADMNPTIETLENRRTQLAEMSTLAQELTPSVPVSAAVRTVTDLTRGILDVIADESETAVLLPRGTGLNQGWLLKRSTIDAVLTDAECDVFVEKMGARGGENALYVPSVDEHTVAPLAESEAETINSILLPVGAGPHSALAAEAARAVARATGASVTVFHVVPPESSAEARSDGEDLLKFAEYVLGSDVTITTTIREAADTADAIITEAESHDAVSIGAPEQKSQLETLVYGSVQETLSELDELTILMSRDSNQTMRSLYYRWKRGIEAEGGESESESSK from the coding sequence ATGTCCGATAACTCCGAGCCAGCCAGCGTTCGAATCACCGTCGCAGAACGATCTTCGGGTTCGGATAATGAACCGTATCTTCGTAGCGGGCCGCCTATTCGATCTCCAGGGTATAGAGTTATCGTTCCCATTACTGAGACGCTGCTTGATAGCTATACAGGGATCAACGTCCGCCGGTTCCTACAGACAGCGGTGGCACTGGCTGCTGATAACGGCGGCCGGGTGCTCTTGCTTGGCATCGAGACGGTGACAGACGAAGCGGAACTGGGCCATGCTCGAGAGTATATCCGGACAGAAGAAGAGAGCCAGGCCGATATGAACCCCACCATCGAGACACTCGAGAACAGACGGACACAGTTGGCGGAGATGAGTACTCTAGCGCAGGAACTCACGCCGAGTGTTCCGGTCAGTGCAGCCGTCAGAACTGTGACTGACCTGACTAGGGGTATTCTTGATGTCATAGCTGATGAGAGTGAAACGGCTGTCCTGCTGCCACGCGGGACCGGCCTCAATCAGGGCTGGTTGCTAAAACGAAGTACAATTGACGCGGTCTTGACGGACGCTGAGTGCGATGTGTTCGTCGAAAAGATGGGGGCCAGAGGAGGAGAGAACGCACTGTACGTACCAAGCGTTGATGAGCATACTGTCGCACCGCTCGCCGAATCGGAAGCCGAAACGATAAACTCGATACTATTACCTGTCGGGGCAGGCCCACACTCAGCCCTCGCTGCGGAAGCAGCGCGCGCGGTGGCACGTGCCACAGGTGCATCTGTGACCGTGTTCCATGTGGTACCACCTGAATCATCTGCTGAGGCGAGAAGCGACGGTGAAGATTTGCTAAAGTTCGCTGAATACGTGCTCGGTTCCGACGTAACGATTACAACAACGATCAGGGAGGCTGCTGATACCGCTGATGCAATTATAACGGAAGCGGAGTCTCATGATGCCGTATCAATAGGAGCGCCGGAACAGAAATCACAACTAGAAACGTTAGTCTATGGGTCTGTACAAGAGACGCTCTCTGAGCTCGATGAGCTGACTATTCTCATGTCTCGTGATTCTAACCAGACCATGCGGTCTCTCTACTACCGATGGAAACGAGGAATTGAGGCCGAAGGTGGCGAGAGCGAGAGCGAGTCCAGCAAGTGA
- a CDS encoding universal stress protein — protein sequence MSAEFFQRVIVPVANEDDARATTSALRPYVAGSDCTVIAVHVIEKAGGTPDKASVEQRKLAAREIFAAVTERFVDTGVTLETELRYGTDIASTLLEAAHELDASAIVFTPRGGSRWQKLLAGDVTHNLINESDVPILALPDREVSDA from the coding sequence ATGTCTGCGGAATTCTTCCAGCGAGTCATTGTTCCAGTCGCTAACGAAGACGACGCGAGGGCGACAACTTCTGCACTCCGCCCGTACGTAGCAGGGTCGGACTGCACTGTTATCGCCGTCCATGTCATCGAGAAAGCCGGTGGCACGCCGGACAAAGCGTCAGTCGAACAGCGCAAATTGGCTGCGAGAGAGATATTCGCTGCCGTCACGGAGAGATTCGTTGACACGGGTGTCACACTGGAAACAGAGCTTCGGTACGGGACCGATATCGCATCGACACTCCTCGAGGCAGCACACGAACTTGACGCCAGTGCCATCGTCTTCACTCCCCGTGGGGGGAGCCGCTGGCAAAAACTGTTAGCTGGCGATGTGACGCACAATCTCATTAACGAGAGTGACGTCCCGATTCTGGCACTCCCTGACCGAGAGGTGAGTGACGCGTGA
- a CDS encoding TrkH family potassium uptake protein, translating to MLVSLVYQEWYSGLSFLIGAGITSLAGGAAYKLCEDAPEPKRHHAMIVAALGWLATAAFGALPFVIAAYITPPAVLESFVPASASYQSSLLNFQNPLHAFFESMSGYTTTGLTMSVHEPSVGHGFLWYRSQMQWIGGAGMIVLSLAILRQPHGTAGLSLYQSEARNEKLRPSIVGTARAIWKIYVGVTALVALYLAAATFLVTPSYGIEPTIFDAINHAMTGQSTGGFSTLDNSIAGYDSYAMELVHIPAMITGAISIPVYYGMLSERDIREFTRDPQVRVLFGSFVIGVVGLTAFLARWVGVPYNGEPLAYIGRVATSQAFRDGLFQFISAQTTTGWQTSAIGDWNNGAVMFIVFGAMLLGGCAGATVGGIKLLRGYIIARGISWEVTRVFLPDHAIDDLRIGQRILKTDEANTEISAATTFAFTYLVLLVLSLFVLLAVLPTDFTLADGIFEVATAQGTVGLSSGITGPGMPVIAEVLLILQMWMGRLEIIPVLVLINAIFRR from the coding sequence ATGCTTGTCTCGCTGGTCTATCAGGAGTGGTACAGCGGACTGTCGTTTCTAATCGGTGCAGGGATCACTTCGCTTGCTGGCGGGGCAGCGTACAAACTGTGCGAAGATGCCCCTGAACCGAAGCGTCACCACGCGATGATCGTCGCGGCCCTCGGGTGGCTCGCTACGGCGGCGTTCGGTGCCCTCCCGTTCGTAATCGCGGCCTACATCACGCCACCGGCAGTACTCGAATCCTTCGTGCCAGCGAGTGCGAGCTATCAGTCAAGCCTGCTCAACTTCCAGAACCCGCTCCATGCCTTCTTCGAGAGCATGAGTGGGTACACAACGACAGGGCTGACGATGAGTGTTCACGAACCGTCGGTGGGCCACGGCTTCCTCTGGTACCGCTCACAGATGCAGTGGATCGGTGGCGCGGGGATGATCGTCCTCTCGCTGGCAATTTTGCGTCAGCCACACGGGACTGCGGGACTCTCGCTGTATCAATCAGAAGCACGAAACGAGAAACTTCGGCCGAGCATCGTGGGTACGGCGCGTGCAATCTGGAAGATTTACGTCGGCGTCACCGCACTAGTTGCCCTCTATCTGGCAGCAGCCACGTTCCTCGTTACCCCGAGTTACGGTATCGAGCCGACGATTTTCGACGCGATAAACCACGCGATGACTGGCCAGTCCACCGGCGGGTTCAGCACACTCGACAATTCTATCGCCGGCTACGACTCATACGCGATGGAGCTCGTTCACATCCCCGCGATGATTACCGGGGCAATTTCGATTCCAGTCTACTATGGGATGCTCTCCGAGCGAGATATCCGAGAATTCACACGCGACCCACAGGTCAGAGTGTTGTTTGGCTCCTTCGTTATCGGTGTAGTCGGCCTGACGGCGTTTCTCGCTCGATGGGTCGGGGTGCCTTACAATGGTGAGCCGCTCGCATACATCGGGCGTGTAGCGACGAGTCAGGCATTCCGTGATGGTCTTTTCCAGTTTATTAGCGCACAGACGACGACGGGGTGGCAGACGTCTGCAATCGGTGACTGGAACAACGGCGCGGTCATGTTCATCGTCTTCGGTGCGATGTTACTCGGCGGTTGTGCCGGAGCAACGGTCGGCGGGATCAAACTGCTGCGTGGCTACATTATCGCTCGTGGCATCAGTTGGGAGGTCACTCGCGTGTTCCTCCCCGACCACGCTATCGACGACCTCCGGATTGGGCAGCGGATACTCAAAACCGACGAAGCAAACACCGAGATCAGCGCTGCAACGACGTTCGCGTTCACGTACCTCGTCTTGCTCGTCCTCTCGCTGTTCGTCCTGTTGGCAGTGCTTCCGACGGATTTCACGCTCGCCGATGGGATTTTCGAAGTAGCGACGGCACAGGGAACTGTCGGCCTATCGTCGGGGATCACTGGTCCAGGCATGCCGGTCATCGCTGAGGTCCTGTTGATCCTCCAGATGTGGATGGGACGGCTCGAAATTATCCCCGTCCTCGTCCTGATTAACGCGATCTTCAGGCGGTGA
- a CDS encoding TrkA family potassium uptake protein, with the protein MYIIIVGAGDIGSPLINIATRTGNEVVVIEKDTGKAEEIASEFDCLVINADVTIKETLEDAGADRADAIISTTDQDATNVMVCLLSKEFEIPAITSVVHDAAHMNLFRQIEVNTVENPQQLIAEHLYRAVARPAIVDYMRIGEDAEVFEITVRDDAPIAGKTLTEAGEEGILPNDVLIVAIGREGEDRPLTPRGNTRIQTNDLLTVYSAAGANPDLTDIFGHYEDQTA; encoded by the coding sequence ATGTACATCATCATCGTCGGAGCAGGCGATATCGGCTCACCGCTGATCAATATCGCCACTCGAACTGGAAACGAGGTTGTCGTTATCGAGAAAGATACAGGAAAAGCCGAGGAGATAGCAAGCGAGTTCGACTGCCTGGTCATCAACGCGGACGTGACGATCAAGGAGACGTTGGAGGATGCCGGAGCGGATCGAGCCGACGCGATCATCTCGACAACTGATCAGGACGCGACGAACGTGATGGTCTGTCTGCTTTCCAAAGAGTTCGAGATTCCGGCAATCACGTCAGTCGTTCACGATGCAGCGCATATGAACCTCTTTCGTCAGATCGAGGTGAACACGGTCGAGAATCCACAGCAACTCATCGCCGAGCATCTCTACCGTGCGGTCGCCAGACCGGCTATCGTCGATTACATGCGTATCGGCGAGGACGCAGAAGTGTTCGAAATCACGGTCAGGGACGATGCGCCAATCGCTGGCAAAACACTTACCGAAGCCGGTGAGGAGGGCATCCTTCCGAACGATGTCTTGATCGTCGCCATCGGTCGTGAGGGCGAGGACAGGCCACTGACACCGCGTGGGAACACCCGAATCCAAACGAACGACCTGTTAACCGTCTACTCCGCAGCTGGTGCGAACCCAGATCTCACCGACATCTTCGGCCATTACGAGGACCAAACAGCGTGA